The following coding sequences are from one Pirellulales bacterium window:
- the allE gene encoding (S)-ureidoglycine aminohydrolase: MRAPHQLLYSRTRVRSRYALMPIEGYPTSKLPDWPESAVQILAAPVLGAAFAQYLLRVPASYGTHYHADRRIETFLYVLDGEYQLLLGTGNTQQLSAGNFVFVPPSLDYSLEASTLGTLLMLKKAYEPVTGVSEPQAIVAKQSDVAETVYMGDQGALLQTLLPDEIGFDMAMNIFTFAPGHSLPVVETHVMEHGLYFLQGKGVYYLDDTWMEVEAGDFIWMGPYVPQSFYATGPTPSKYIYYKNVNRDVAL; this comes from the coding sequence ATGCGCGCACCTCACCAGTTGCTCTACAGTCGAACGCGCGTGCGTTCACGTTACGCCCTCATGCCGATTGAGGGATATCCGACGTCAAAGCTGCCAGATTGGCCCGAAAGCGCCGTGCAGATTCTTGCCGCTCCGGTCCTGGGTGCGGCATTTGCTCAATACCTGCTGCGTGTGCCGGCTAGCTATGGCACGCACTACCACGCCGACCGACGCATCGAGACATTCTTGTACGTCTTGGACGGCGAATACCAGCTACTGCTAGGGACGGGGAATACGCAGCAACTGTCCGCGGGCAACTTCGTATTCGTCCCGCCAAGCCTCGACTACAGTCTCGAGGCGTCCACGTTGGGCACGCTCTTGATGCTCAAAAAAGCGTACGAACCTGTGACAGGTGTCTCGGAGCCGCAGGCAATCGTCGCCAAACAATCTGACGTTGCCGAAACTGTCTATATGGGGGATCAGGGCGCGCTGCTGCAGACATTGCTGCCTGACGAAATTGGTTTCGATATGGCGATGAATATCTTCACGTTTGCTCCGGGCCACAGTTTGCCAGTCGTCGAGACACACGTGATGGAGCACGGCTTGTATTTTCTGCAAGGAAAAGGCGTTTACTATCTCGACGACACATGGATGGAAGTGGAAGCAGGCGATTTCATCTGGATGGGACCGTACGTACCGCAATCCTTTTACGCGACAGGCCCGACGCCCTCGAAATACATCTACTACAAGAATGTGAATCGTGACGTAGCGCTATAG